Below is a genomic region from Kribbella qitaiheensis.
TCTGGATGCTTTGCATGCTCCAGTTCGTGGTCGCCCTGCTCTACTGGCGACCGGGCGGCGGCCGGCTGTGGCCTGCGGGCATCACGCTCGCGCTGTTCTTCGCCGAGTTCCTCCAGATGATCTTCGGGCATTCGCAGCAGCTCGCGATCCACGTGCCGCTCGGCACGGCCATCGTCGTCGGCGTCGTAGCCCTGACCAGCTGGTCCTTCCGCCCGAGCGCTCGCCACGGCCGCCTGGAGGTAACGCAATGAGGCTGTCCCGCCGAACGTTCCTGACTGTTGCCGGTGGCACCGGCCTGGCCGCGACCCTGGCTGACTGCGGCCTGGAGTTATCCCCCGGCCAGACGGCCGAACTGCTGCACAGCGAGGTCCCGCTACCGGAGCCCTTCAAGGTGCCGCTGCCGATCCCGCCAGTGAAGAAGCCGGTGCGGACCGAGGCTGATGGCGACTACTACCGGGTTGTGCAGAAGAGGGCGAGCCTGGAGATCCTGCCTGGCCTGCGAACCGAAGTACTGGGGTATGACGGACTGTTCCCCGGCCCGACCTTCGACGTACGCAGCGGGCGGACCACTGTGATCGAGCAGGTCAACCAACTCGACGTACCGACCGTGGTGCACCTGCATGGCGGTCACACTCCAGCTGCGAGTGACGGTTGGCCGTTGGATCTCCTGCTGCCGAACGGCGGTCACCACGAGCACATGGATCACATGGACACGGGCGGTGGCGACCAGAAGACCGGCAGTCGCACGTACACGTATCCGAACACCCAGCGAGCCGCCGCGCTCTGGTACCACGATCACCGGATGGACTACACCGCCCCGCAGGTCTACCGCGGGCTCGTCGGTCTTCATTTGATTCGCGACGACGAGGAGGACGCGCTGCCGTTGCCGCGCGGCGATCGCGAGATCCCGCTGGTGATCGCGGATCGCGCCTTCGCGGCCGACGGATCATTCCGCTACCCCGCCGCCAAGAACGGCCCTGGCGTCGAATCGGCTTACATGGAAGGCGTTATCGGCGATGTCGTCCTGGTCAACGGTGCGCCGTGGCCGGTCCTCGAGGTGGCGGCCGCGAAGTACCGGTTCCGGATCTTGAACGCCTCGAATGCCCGGCGGTACGAGCTGGCACTCGATCCCGGACAGCCGCTGATCCAGATCGGAAGCGACGGCGGGCTGCTCGGCGCACCGGTCGAGCACGACAGTCTGGTGGTCGCGCCGGCCGAGCGGTTCGACGTGGTCGTGGACTTCTCGAAGTACCAGCCGGGCACCGAGGTCACCCTGCTGAACAAGCTTTCCAAGGACCGCACCGGCCAGGTGATGCGCTTCCGGGTCACCGCCAAGGCCGCCGACGACACGAGCATCCCGAGCAAGCTCTCGTCGTACGCCGCGGTGCCCGAACCGGCCGGCGTGGTCCGCCGCAAGTGGGCCTTCCGCCGGGGCGACGCCGGTGGCCATACCGGCTGGACGATCAACGGCAAGGCATTCGATCCCGAGGTGATGCAGGCCGAGGTGAAACTCGATCAGTACGAGATCTGGTCGTTCGTCACCGACGTCCACCACCCCGTACACGTCCACCTCGCACCCTTCCAGGTGCTACGCCGCGGCGGCAAGAAGCCCGGCCCGTACGACGCGGGC
It encodes:
- a CDS encoding multicopper oxidase family protein is translated as MRLSRRTFLTVAGGTGLAATLADCGLELSPGQTAELLHSEVPLPEPFKVPLPIPPVKKPVRTEADGDYYRVVQKRASLEILPGLRTEVLGYDGLFPGPTFDVRSGRTTVIEQVNQLDVPTVVHLHGGHTPAASDGWPLDLLLPNGGHHEHMDHMDTGGGDQKTGSRTYTYPNTQRAAALWYHDHRMDYTAPQVYRGLVGLHLIRDDEEDALPLPRGDREIPLVIADRAFAADGSFRYPAAKNGPGVESAYMEGVIGDVVLVNGAPWPVLEVAAAKYRFRILNASNARRYELALDPGQPLIQIGSDGGLLGAPVEHDSLVVAPAERFDVVVDFSKYQPGTEVTLLNKLSKDRTGQVMRFRVTAKAADDTSIPSKLSSYAAVPEPAGVVRRKWAFRRGDAGGHTGWTINGKAFDPEVMQAEVKLDQYEIWSFVTDVHHPVHVHLAPFQVLRRGGKKPGPYDAGWKDTVDIRPAEVVEVLVRFTAHKGKYLIHCHNLEHEDMAMMAAFRTS